The Microcoleus sp. AS-A8 genome segment CCACGATGTAGTGTAAAGGTCGTAACCAACGGGGTTGTAGATGATGAGATTGACGTTTCCTGAAGAGGAAAAACCCGGTCATACTGAGCAGAAAATAAGCCAAGAGGGAGAAGCCCATTGACCAAGCGGCTATCTTCCAGAGCCAGATAAAGGAAGGCAGATTCACAAAATAACCCCCCATTTGGGTGGGTAGAGTTTTCTCCTCCCATCATAAAAGTAAGGGATTGCCCAATGAGGACAACCCCTGTCTCAATTTCACTCCAGGAAGGCTCAACTAGCCCAGAGTCGCAAAAGTTAAAGTTTCTTTTGATAATCGGATATTATGATTGACGAGTTCTACTTTGACTGTTTCCACCGGTTGCTTAGTTGTAGTCGCTTCCGCTAAAGCCTTAGGTAATGGAGGCTCTAAGGGATTTTCGTTGTCGTCTACACGCAAACGATCGCAGGGAATCGTATCTGAAAGAATGGCACTGGCCATCATGCCGGAGTGAATTTCCAGTTGAGCTTTGGCTAGGGCTTCAAACACCAGGCGCTGTCCTGGAAACACCACACGCTCAAAATACCAGTTGGGAATGTTTGTTATGCGGGCGATCTGTATATGGCTAGTGGCATTCACATAGCAGCAGAGAATTTGTTGATTTTGGTTATCAGGTGGGAGAGGATCAAGGATTTGAGCCATAACTGCCAGTGCGATTAACGAATTTAGCTTTTTATTACATCCCTCAAGTTAGCACCTGCGATCCCCACTGGCTGTAAACCCCACTACCAATCACGTCCTATCAACCCTCGCTATTTAGGACTCGGCGGGTAAATTTCCTGATTTTTTCGGCTTTTGCGCCTTTTTTAGCAATTTTTTAGAGATTTAAGCACCAATGGAGGCATCAGCCCACTGTATCTCACCCTGGGGTCTGATTCGTCTTACCTGTTACTCTTTTTGGCTTCCTCAAAAAAAAATACCACACAGTTGAGAGAAGTCGGTAATCTTGTTAAAGTTAAGTTATATGAATAATCTTTTCAGAATTGTGAGTGGCTCTCCCTTGTCAAACAGCGAGAGTCGGTAAGAAGCAAGCAGACTCTTAAAGTGGGGTAATAGCTCAAATCCCGTTCATCAAGCCAATACAACGCCATCTGCTCTCAGGATTGCTCTAATGTTTATGTTGGAGTCAGTGACTTATAAAAAAGAACATCTGTAACACGAAGTTAACAATGCAACAGAAAATCCTCTATGTTCGGCTTCCCTGTAACCCCATCTTTCCGATTGGTGTCGTTTACTTAGCCGATCACGTTCATAAGTTGTTTCCAGAAGTTGAGCAGCGCATCTTTGACTTGGGAACGGTGCCTCCCCTGGATTTTGCCAATGCCCTCGATACCTGCGTTGACGAGTTTCAACCCACGCTGTTGGTGTTCTCCTGGCGTGATATTCAAATTTATGCGCCCGTAGGGGGACGAGGAGGCAATCCCCTACAAAATGCCTTCGAGTTCTACTATGCTCGTAACCCCTTCATCAAGCTCAGGGGAGCTTTGGGGGGTTTGCGTCTAGCTGCGTCTTACTACACGGAGCTCTGGCGCAACCTCGGCTTAATTCAGCAAGGGGTCAAACGATCCCAAAAATACCACCCAGAAGCGCGTGCCATTGTCGGTGGGGGGGCAGTGAGTGTGTTTTATGAACAACTGGAAAATAAACTCCCCACCAGAACTATTGTTTCCGTAGGTGAAGGGGAAGCGCTCCTGGAAAAAATTCTACGAGGCGAAAGTGTTGAGGGTGAGCGCTGTTATGTGGTTGGGGAGACTAAACCGCGCGATCGCTTAATCCATGAACAACCCGCCCCCCTAGAAAAAACCGCTTGTAATTACGACTACATCGAACAAATCTGGCCGAGTTTTGATTATTACCTACAAGAAAACGACTTCTATATAGGTGTACAAACCAAGCGAGGTTGTCCGCACAACTGCTGCTATTGCGTCTATACCGTAGTGGAAGGCAAACAGGTACGGATTAACCCAGCTTCGGAAGTGGTGGCTGAAATGCGCCAGCTTTATGATCGCGGCGTCCGTAACTTCTGGTTTACCGATGCTCAATTCATCCCGGCGCGCAGGTTTATGGATGATGCCATTGAACTGTTGCAGAAAATTGTTGATTCAGGCATGAGGGATATACATTGGGCGGCTTATATTCGGGCAGACAATTTAACGCCCCAATTGTGCGACCTCATGGTGAAAACCGGCATGAATTACTTTGAAATAGGCATCACCAGCGGTTCTCAAGAACTGGTGCGGAAGATGCGGATGGGTTACAACCTACGTACCGTCTTGCAAAACTGCCGAGATTTGAAAGCGGCTGGCTTTAATGACCTGGTTTCGGTCAATTACTCGTTTAATGTCATCGATGAACGACCGGAAACTATTCGTCAGACTATTGCCTATCATCGGGAGTTAGAGCGGATTTTTGGAGCGGATAAAGTCGAACCGGCTATCTTCTTTATTGGGTTACAACCCCACACTCACCTGGAAGAGTATGCGTTTGAAAATAACATGCTCAATCGCGATTATGACCCGATGAGCTTAATGCCTTGGACAGCCAAGAAACTGCTGTGGAATCCAGAACCTTTGGGGTCGTTTTTCGGGGAAGTTTGTCTTCAAGCATGGCGGCAAAATCCGAATGACTTTGGGCGGGAAGTCCTGAAGATTCTTGAAGGACAATTGGGTTGTGCACCGTTAGAGGAAGCACTAACCGCTCCCCTTGAGCCGAAACAGAAACAGGATAAACAACTGGTTACTGTTGTATAGGAAACTGGGCAATTTGAAAGCGTTGCCCGTACAATGACTGGAAAAGTAGCGCTCTCTTTTTTTCGGTTGCCTATAGAGATTCTTTTTTAAGAGCGTCCTTTACATGTTTGTGGTTGGAGATCAAAAAACCTAACAATGCTGGAAGGTTCGATTTTACGAAAGTTAGAAGCAGCCCATCGAGGAAGTAAAAGACCTCTAAACTTTGGGGTTTATTACAAAAACACACTCGTTGCTCTGTGCCATGCTCTGGAAGACTTCATTCTGGAGTCTGGCGGTACACCTCTGATGATTACAGCTTTCCAGCGAGGTAAGTGGTATTTGCAAGAGGCAGAGCGTTATGGAGATTTAGCCGAGAAAGCTTCTCAGGTGGTGATTATGGCAGCATCTGATGCTGGCTTTGCTGAACACCCGACAAGCCAACGGTCGAATGTGGAACTGGTGAATCTGACACCGGATGATCCAGTGGCTCAAGAGTGGCACCTGATTATTTTGTCGGAGACTTACTCCGCGATGGTACTCTGTCAAGAGTTATCGTCCACAGATTATGGGCCAACGGGTTTACCCGAAAATGATCTAGAACGCAAGTTCTATGGATTTTGGACGTTTGAGGCCGAACTGGTACAGGAGACAATAGACTTAGCGATCGCGCATATCGGTCGTTATGCTCCAGACTTGCAGCAAGCCTTGAAAAGCCAAAAACAAAAGATTACCGCCGCCTATGGCACCAAGCCACGAGACGACATTGGCATAGTGGTGGCTCGTGTGGTGGATTATCTTCAACATAGTCAAGAAGATGTCTCTCACCTTGGGGAAAACGAACTGTTTGCCTCGCCGATTCATGAACAGGCGTTAGATGACAACCTGCTATCTAGCGAGATGCAGGCATTTTTGCGGATGGCGCAGCTCATCGACCAAGCAAATGCGGCGAATCCCTTGGCGGCGGCTGAGGTGGCTGCAATGGCAGAGGCCATGGGACAAATGCTGGATATTCCGTCGTGGCAGCTCAAGCGTCTACGTCTGGCGGCGTTATTGCATGGGTTGGGTTCGTCGTTGGTGACAGCCGTTCATTCCCAGGACGAAGCCCCCAGTTGCCCTCTAACGTCGGCTGTGCAGGCATTACGAGTGATGCCCCGCATGAGAGCGATCGCCCAAATTATCACTCACCAAACCGAGTGGTGGGATGGTACGGGTCTGCCCGCTGGCTTAGCTTATGATGCCATTCCTTTAGAATCGAGAATTTTAGGACTGGTGGCTCACTTTCAGTGGCACGTCAGACAGCTACGGATGTCACAAGAAGGAGAGGAGACAACCTCCAATCTCGAAGAAACCTTATCCAAAGCGTTAGCCCAATGTCAGCGCCAAGCAGGCGAAGCGTTTGACCCCAAACTCGTTGAAGCTCTATCTTTACTGGTTATGGGGATGCAACAGGGCATGAGCTTGCAGGTGAATCAACCTAAAATTGCAGCAGGGATGTGGTTGCTCGATTCCCATCCGAATGAAGAGTTAAAGGTTAGCAAGTTGAAGCTTGAAGATTAGATCGTTCAACTTTCAACCTTTTCAGGTTCAACGTTTATGTTAGGTCAACCTAATTTTTTGAGTTAAGTGATGGAGATAGAAGCAATTCGCTCTGGGAAACTCAAGCAACTGCCAGGAGCCGATTTAGAAGAGGAAGACCTTTCTGCCAGTCAACTAGAGCGTATTAACCTGGCTGGGGCGACACTGGCGGGTACCAATTTTTCTGGCTCCAATCTCAATGGTGCCCGTTTAGATGGTGCTAACTTGGTTGGAGCCAAACTCGCCGCCGCCGATTTACGAGCCAACTTCCTCGGTGCCAACTTGATGCAAGCCGATTTAAGCAGTGCAGATTTGCGCGGGAGCAACCTCCGAGGTGCAAACTTGATGGGCGCAAAGCTTCAGAAGGCGACTTTGGTCGGTGCGTTTTTGAGTGGTGCCAACCTGATGGGAGTGAACTTACAGGGGGTTGATTTACGCGGTGCCGACCTGCGAGGTGCTAATCTCAACAGTGCGAATCTCAAAGGGGCTGATCTGTCTCAAGCGGATTTGCAAGGAGCTAGCTTGAGTAATGCCAATTTGGAGGAGGCAGACTTACGCGGTGCCAACCTGGCTGGTGCGAACTTGACGGAGGCTAATCTCCTGTGCGCGGAGTTAGAGGGAGCTAATTTAGAGGGGGTTAATCTAGCCGCAGCTTGTTTAATTGGCACATCTCATGCGAAATTAACCCCACCATTGGAACAGGTGAAAATTCCCTTGAGGTTTACTGAAATAGAGCATACTTCGGTGCAAGATCTCACACAAGAATAGACCCTCTTGAAAGTTTACTTTCATCCTTCGTTGTGAGCGATCGCATCGAGCAGGGGGTCTGTTGTAAAAATAAAAAGAACCCTTGCCCATCCCTCCCTATAACGGGGAGGGAGCAAAATTAATTTGACCATTTCGGAGAATTGATAGCACAGCGACACGTAGTCCAGCCTAAATGTAACAATTAGGTTAGTTCGTGTTGATCGGGCAATCATGTCAGAAGAAGAGAAGACAGTAAACTCCTCTAGTGCTTCACCTACATCTTGTGATTCATCTGACCAATGAGCAGTTTTTGGAGCTGTGTCAAATTAATCGAGACTTATGCATCGAACGGACTGCTACAAGAGAATTAATGCTCATAGTTGCCCTAGCGAAGCTTACGGAAAACAACTGATTGCTTCCTCATCCACAAGGCAAGAACACTCAAAAATAACAAACCCATTACTCCAGCGATCGGGTTATTATCAACACCCGTAATCCAAGGAGAAACGTTGTTAGAATACTGCACTAATTGCCCTACATTGAGGATGTAATAGCCCCAAACCAAGCCTGCGTGCAAACCTATTGATAAGCCCAAACGACCTCCAGATGACCGTTTTGCCCAAACTAGCGTTAACCCCAGCAGCACTAAGGCAGGAAATGTTGGTAATGTGCGAATTACTTCTAAGAGGGGTTTGAGAAAGTGCAATACCGCAAAGATAATCGCATCAGCCCAAAGAGAGGCTTTTAGGGTATAGTCTCGTTGCAACTCATCCAATACCCAACCCCGAAAGACTAACTCCTCCGCAAAACCAATGCCAAGGGCACTGACAAATCCCTCTAAAATTACTTTGGGTAATACACTTTGAGGCGTTTGGAATTTAATCCAACCGAGTAACCCTTCTACAACAAATAGGGAAAAGGTAAACAATAGACCAATACCCAATCCTTTGAGTAGGTCTAATCCATTTTGCCGCGATCGCACCAACCCATAACGTTTTAGCAGATGCTCTCGCTCATAGACATTCTTCCCCCACCATCTCAGCAACAACAAAAATGCCCCGAACAATAGCCCCATGGTCAGAATGGTCACTAAGTTCGGGTCTTGAGCCAATAATAAATAAATGGGTGCTGCTACTGGTAGCCAGAGCAGCGATAAAATCACAAGAAATATCCCCAGACGCGCTGGTGCTGGGTATTGAGCCAATTTAGTAAGCTTAGGTTTCAAACGGCTTGGGATGTGAGCGGTTGGCAAAGAACCGGAAATAGTATTTTAAACCAGGCTTTTAAACTTGAGGCCATGCTTACCCTCGACACCCTCAAGACAAATCTTAACCCCTTACTCATCCGGTTCAATGGTGCTGCTTAAACCGTGGTTCTTCAGCGTTTCGCAGTAGAACTCCGCATGTTCTTGAGCACAAGTAATCACCAAGCCGATCCCCGTCATATGAGCTTCCATCATAATGTTGACGGCTTGAGGCTGAGTTAGACTCGCTACTGTCGTCATTAAGGTTTGCACCACATGCTCCATCGAATTGAAGTCATCGTTATGGAGCAAAACGCGATAGCGAGGCGCGTGTTTACGAACTGTTGAACGCTTCTCAATTGTTTCGACAGACACTACTCTACCCTCTTGTGTTCATAGGTTTGCACTGATTCCCAGTGGAACAGGGAAAGATACTCGCATTGTCTTTATATTACTAAACATTGTGGGATTCAATACAGTTGCAAGAGTAAATTGTTGCTACAAAACGGGTGCAAAACTGCACATGGCTTTGAAATATGCTATAGGGTGCAAGACCCTAAAGTAGTCAACACAAGGCAACGGCAAACTCTAATTTGCAACCGACAACTTTCAACGTTCAACCTGCAACCTGCCAACCCCAGCTAAAATAAGAAAAGTTAACGTTAATTAACATTTCTCGTGACGACACAGGCAATCCGAGAGACCGCAGCCAGCCCAGCACCCGGTACTTACTGGCAATGGCGGGGACAATCTATTTACTATGTACAAGCGGGGCAGAAACGATCAGGACGCCCCCCTTTACTGCTGATTCACGGCTTTGGCGCATCCACAGACCACTGGCGCAAGAATATTGCTGAACTTTGTCACGACTTTGAAGTTTGGGCAATTGACTTGTTGGGATTTGGACGTTCAAGCAAACCCGATTGGCAGTATGGAGGTGACGTGTGGCGAGACCAGTTGCATGACTTTATCACTGAGGTGATTGGCCAACCCGCCGTATTGGCGGGAAACTCTTTAGGTGGCTATTCAGCGCTGTGTGTTGCAGCCCAGCGTCCTAATGCTGCTGCTGGTGTAGTGCTGCTCAACAGTGCTGGCCCTTTCACCGATACCAAGGTGCCGGATCAAAAGAGTCCCTTACAACAATTCATCGGCGACCTCGCCCGGTCAGTTTTGCTGCAACCTTGGGCAAGTT includes the following:
- a CDS encoding B12-binding domain-containing radical SAM protein yields the protein MQQKILYVRLPCNPIFPIGVVYLADHVHKLFPEVEQRIFDLGTVPPLDFANALDTCVDEFQPTLLVFSWRDIQIYAPVGGRGGNPLQNAFEFYYARNPFIKLRGALGGLRLAASYYTELWRNLGLIQQGVKRSQKYHPEARAIVGGGAVSVFYEQLENKLPTRTIVSVGEGEALLEKILRGESVEGERCYVVGETKPRDRLIHEQPAPLEKTACNYDYIEQIWPSFDYYLQENDFYIGVQTKRGCPHNCCYCVYTVVEGKQVRINPASEVVAEMRQLYDRGVRNFWFTDAQFIPARRFMDDAIELLQKIVDSGMRDIHWAAYIRADNLTPQLCDLMVKTGMNYFEIGITSGSQELVRKMRMGYNLRTVLQNCRDLKAAGFNDLVSVNYSFNVIDERPETIRQTIAYHRELERIFGADKVEPAIFFIGLQPHTHLEEYAFENNMLNRDYDPMSLMPWTAKKLLWNPEPLGSFFGEVCLQAWRQNPNDFGREVLKILEGQLGCAPLEEALTAPLEPKQKQDKQLVTVV
- a CDS encoding alpha/beta fold hydrolase — its product is MTTQAIRETAASPAPGTYWQWRGQSIYYVQAGQKRSGRPPLLLIHGFGASTDHWRKNIAELCHDFEVWAIDLLGFGRSSKPDWQYGGDVWRDQLHDFITEVIGQPAVLAGNSLGGYSALCVAAQRPNAAAGVVLLNSAGPFTDTKVPDQKSPLQQFIGDLARSVLLQPWASFLLFQYVRQRSMIRKTLSQVYLDQSAVTDQLVEEIYRPSCDEGAHKVFASVFKSPQGEKIDVLLNQLTCPLLLLWGEADPWMNAKQRGALFRQYYPQLTEHYLQAGHCPHDEVPEQVNAILRNWILAIDSVDASSVSEF
- a CDS encoding DUF1830 domain-containing protein, which encodes MAQILDPLPPDNQNQQILCCYVNATSHIQIARITNIPNWYFERVVFPGQRLVFEALAKAQLEIHSGMMASAILSDTIPCDRLRVDDNENPLEPPLPKALAEATTTKQPVETVKVELVNHNIRLSKETLTFATLG
- a CDS encoding pentapeptide repeat-containing protein; translation: MEIEAIRSGKLKQLPGADLEEEDLSASQLERINLAGATLAGTNFSGSNLNGARLDGANLVGAKLAAADLRANFLGANLMQADLSSADLRGSNLRGANLMGAKLQKATLVGAFLSGANLMGVNLQGVDLRGADLRGANLNSANLKGADLSQADLQGASLSNANLEEADLRGANLAGANLTEANLLCAELEGANLEGVNLAAACLIGTSHAKLTPPLEQVKIPLRFTEIEHTSVQDLTQE
- a CDS encoding metal-dependent phosphohydrolase, giving the protein MLEGSILRKLEAAHRGSKRPLNFGVYYKNTLVALCHALEDFILESGGTPLMITAFQRGKWYLQEAERYGDLAEKASQVVIMAASDAGFAEHPTSQRSNVELVNLTPDDPVAQEWHLIILSETYSAMVLCQELSSTDYGPTGLPENDLERKFYGFWTFEAELVQETIDLAIAHIGRYAPDLQQALKSQKQKITAAYGTKPRDDIGIVVARVVDYLQHSQEDVSHLGENELFASPIHEQALDDNLLSSEMQAFLRMAQLIDQANAANPLAAAEVAAMAEAMGQMLDIPSWQLKRLRLAALLHGLGSSLVTAVHSQDEAPSCPLTSAVQALRVMPRMRAIAQIITHQTEWWDGTGLPAGLAYDAIPLESRILGLVAHFQWHVRQLRMSQEGEETTSNLEETLSKALAQCQRQAGEAFDPKLVEALSLLVMGMQQGMSLQVNQPKIAAGMWLLDSHPNEELKVSKLKLED
- a CDS encoding CPBP family intramembrane metalloprotease, translating into MAQYPAPARLGIFLVILSLLWLPVAAPIYLLLAQDPNLVTILTMGLLFGAFLLLLRWWGKNVYEREHLLKRYGLVRSRQNGLDLLKGLGIGLLFTFSLFVVEGLLGWIKFQTPQSVLPKVILEGFVSALGIGFAEELVFRGWVLDELQRDYTLKASLWADAIIFAVLHFLKPLLEVIRTLPTFPALVLLGLTLVWAKRSSGGRLGLSIGLHAGLVWGYYILNVGQLVQYSNNVSPWITGVDNNPIAGVMGLLFLSVLALWMRKQSVVFRKLR
- the clpS gene encoding ATP-dependent Clp protease adapter ClpS, with translation MSVETIEKRSTVRKHAPRYRVLLHNDDFNSMEHVVQTLMTTVASLTQPQAVNIMMEAHMTGIGLVITCAQEHAEFYCETLKNHGLSSTIEPDE